A portion of the Rubritalea squalenifaciens DSM 18772 genome contains these proteins:
- a CDS encoding PEP-CTERM sorting domain-containing protein, with protein sequence MNKLAFTLATVACISASHAALTAVNLSWEDDGVTNSAGITGWTETSLGSDSLDLGDFRVASDPDNWFSDSTAGTHVLLLEGDNGNEFGILSQQLTGTAEAGTYTFSLADVGVTNFGDNNNAQFSFGFSLDGVNFIAGSFQTLTEGVDGFGSPDNGASALAPSVTYNATGAETDLYIMLATTGNHTGRSVPSIGSSSLDFVAVPEPSSTALLGLGALAFILRRRK encoded by the coding sequence ATGAATAAACTCGCATTTACATTGGCTACGGTGGCCTGCATCAGCGCCTCGCATGCTGCGCTGACCGCTGTGAACCTCAGCTGGGAAGACGATGGTGTCACCAACTCTGCAGGCATTACTGGCTGGACGGAAACCTCCCTCGGCTCTGACTCTCTCGACCTGGGCGACTTCCGTGTAGCCTCTGACCCGGACAACTGGTTCAGCGATAGCACCGCCGGTACCCACGTTCTCCTTCTCGAAGGCGACAATGGCAATGAATTCGGTATCCTCTCCCAGCAGCTCACTGGCACAGCGGAAGCGGGCACCTACACCTTCTCTCTCGCGGATGTGGGGGTGACCAACTTCGGTGACAACAACAACGCCCAGTTCTCCTTCGGTTTCTCACTCGATGGGGTGAACTTCATCGCTGGCTCATTCCAGACACTCACGGAAGGTGTGGATGGTTTCGGCTCTCCGGACAACGGTGCCTCCGCACTGGCTCCCTCCGTCACCTACAATGCCACTGGTGCCGAGACAGACCTTTACATCATGCTGGCCACCACAGGGAACCACACAGGACGCAGTGTGCCATCCATCGGTTCCTCCTCACTGGACTTCGTGGCCGTGCCTGAGCCATCCTCTACCGCGCTTCTCGGCCTGGGTGCCCTGGCATTCATCCTACGCCGCCGCAAGTAA
- a CDS encoding cadherin domain-containing protein, with translation MKPTPYPQDQGPLGPGSCSRAGHSEWKSSIPKGSLGLSMAILAASASSAFAVLPDSLTLTVDVDGNGSQETTLNLYKRSVRAPGIVWYRYDTPNSTYTADTNLPEVRTYRGTVAGDPNTRVFAVIYPDGTIRAEAQDFLVGRNFKWEVKNQNVSSQLDQEGPATPNPTRPEGGITEVPIGVDLTHHYITSNNGNDIERAWADMEYAVSKCDGSHGRDIGNAVSISTLVTRENGEFYDMSQANDLGKLLGLTKNAWMDAAYPLRNATWEQITVTKTSVGGLGLAGVASQNCVGKIEAINGRNPVGVDVLNHEVGGHGWNANHSQYGEDAMRGGDNPNYGAPNKQRMKVTQSNKIADGTLWQPNGDYPDPVHPSTDLDLVTTTVDQAVTISPLANDTDANGDTLSLLSFTATTANGGTVTKSGNNLTYTPAEGYVGKDIIAYTVQDDSTASLKSQELIFIEVVNQGLTVHYTMDEVTGNSLSNTTALGHGGKLLSGSLQSGSVDAPVGKGQRLANGGIIVDDTNILPIAHTGTGSDFYPFDEEAMSTGNFFDPMDRDFSIAAWVRTTGEVEREIFSKYQSDEQNTGFRVYTENGKLKAAFREFEGMQSKLTLNAGNFSADEWHHVALVFNRSTDQAEIYLDGALAASEPLTSGSFIFHGRSPLILGADSMGDVSMDDFRIYTSALDAAGLVGIMENAKFPPAAPVPANTSTENLAAIQTLRWKNVEAQNGYRVYFGTDAAAVASATTASPEYQGVTGANWFDVGTLDTSQTYYWRVEAVWGGLTKSSEVWSFTTEVTDAAMAQGAYATWLLDETSGTTAADASGNDRDGTLSGGPVWTTDGMRGGALHFDGVDDRVSHALASTQSMSAYSVALWMKSDISRHPQYASIFNNDSSGDDFQIDYKGDRASSLRFNSSSSMELYDANKNWTHFCVVADGNEIRAYANGKLVNTLSGHAGGDFGSLKIGVNRGLNAFFNGTIDDVRVWNRAISTGEIARLNSKILVAKAGGNTDFFDESNWKTQLGGYDAAAATLDPSTGVSSDLMIDGASFTNITGNVDLKWNALNLKSGTLSTTAYGLSYSNKVKLTGGTFGFKYLSSIKMSVTGATNLTLTGGGNPVNGSSIDFITPFTGELCFTNETVSSVTSEHLSKFTVNGDPAVLDENIEIVSENGNTYVRLLTPAANLAPTLAGDNFQVTENAIPGTVLGSVTGADPDDGSLTYVITSGDPEGVFAIDEATGEISVAGMVDYETATSHALTVTALDEGGLAATALVNIAVSDVANDDSDGDGLTDEWEVEHFGSIAAVDGTADSDGDGLSDAEELAAGTDPNAADSDGDGYSDYLELAEGSDPTQLGSVPNMGGGTGLVGYWKLDDATGLLAADALGLSDGDLLNGPSWTTGMDQGALSFDGIDDKVTIPALHLNSNTVTISGWLKREGHESFAGVVFCRGGSTVSGLHISNNELKYHWNGSKWGWSSGLVLPDGVWTYVALVVEADKATIYMNDGTGMQSATNVSNHDVEAFDADLILGQDISAESRYFNGSMDDIRIYSRSLSAAEITAIFEEDADLNAAPVATDSTFTVPENAAAGTSVGTVSATDSDAGDTLSYSITAGNAGGEFAIDANTGEITTTTALDYEAASQYVLTVEVSDGELTDTATVTVDVSNVNEAPVANNLSASVSEDAAVGTSVGTVASSDPDAGDSAAYAIIAGNDGSFAINSATGEITTAAGLDFETTASYSLTVEVTDGAGLSDTASVSIAVTDVANDDSDSDGLADEWELANFGSVSSTDGSSDSDGDGLDNASELAAGSDPNMMDSDGDGYSDNVEVIHGTDPMDGLSVPAQAPLVYWRLDDASGTTAQDASGWLHDGTLSGGTVWTAAAVEGGGASFDGVDDRITVEMPESNLGAFTVAFWVKNGAAGQPVYDSVFSNHTPNTAKTFQIDMGNGFQYRGSQTKTFGAAPVGEWVHLAVVSDGTDTTLYYNGVAVQTLAGVNDDLFDSVNLGVNRNEGSFFEGEVDEFYLFEEALSQQDLLDLTGITLNAAPTASDDTFSVNENAAAGTSVGTVIATDPDAGDILAYAIVAGNAGGEFAIDAATGEITTTTTLDYETASQYVLSVEVTDSGLFTDTATITVNVTNVNEAPVANDASGSVAENAAVGTSVATVTSSDVDAADSVSYAITAGNDGSFAIDSATGVITTTAALDYETANSYALSVTVTDAGGLNDTATVAVNVTNVNEAPVANSVSASVAEDSPVGTTVATVSSTDPDAGDSVSYAITAGNDGSFAINSSTGEITLASMVDYETTNSYALTVTATDAGGLTGSASVSVMVTDVAFEDYDSDSLDDNWEIANFGDTTSSDGTGDADNDGLTDAEEYLAGSDPNSNDGDSDGFHDVLEIKAGTDPMDSLDFPASSYAGLEGWWSLDESAGSTAAVDNSGNALHAQVKGASFSGTEASFDGVDDYISTDPGLMNNLGAFTMSGWYRSGLTNGSRIGLWGQNDVIEFGINGNSLRVWTAGGGNASASIPAANQWHHVVVVGDGSSLKIYIDGVLAGSGGNNTTSYGSSPYSFNIGGGGIWDSSGNSFTGEIKDVRVYYRAVDITEFYPSSVSAEPTPSEENVLQGLAEAVLASTGSEGSNGLDKALEKIPMGIRGLQNGHAERDEHDA, from the coding sequence ATGAAACCCACACCCTACCCTCAAGATCAGGGCCCTCTCGGCCCTGGATCCTGCTCTCGTGCAGGACACTCTGAATGGAAAAGCTCCATTCCCAAAGGCAGCCTAGGCCTTAGTATGGCCATCTTAGCAGCCTCAGCCAGTTCAGCCTTCGCTGTCTTGCCTGATAGTTTGACTTTAACCGTCGATGTAGACGGTAATGGTTCCCAGGAAACGACTTTGAACCTGTACAAGCGTTCGGTCCGTGCGCCAGGAATCGTCTGGTACCGCTATGACACACCGAACAGTACTTACACGGCGGACACTAACTTGCCTGAAGTGAGAACCTACCGCGGAACGGTAGCTGGTGATCCGAATACGCGCGTGTTTGCGGTGATCTATCCCGATGGAACCATCAGGGCTGAGGCTCAGGATTTCCTTGTCGGGCGCAACTTCAAGTGGGAGGTGAAGAACCAGAACGTCTCAAGCCAGTTAGACCAGGAGGGGCCTGCAACGCCTAACCCTACGCGACCCGAAGGTGGAATCACCGAAGTGCCGATCGGGGTCGACCTCACGCACCACTATATTACCAGCAACAATGGCAATGATATCGAGCGTGCTTGGGCGGACATGGAATATGCCGTATCCAAGTGTGACGGCTCCCATGGCCGTGACATTGGCAATGCGGTGTCCATATCCACCTTGGTGACTCGAGAGAACGGTGAGTTCTATGACATGTCCCAGGCGAATGATCTGGGGAAGTTACTCGGCTTGACCAAGAACGCCTGGATGGACGCAGCCTACCCATTACGGAATGCTACCTGGGAGCAGATCACCGTCACGAAGACGAGTGTCGGAGGCCTGGGCTTGGCCGGTGTGGCCAGTCAGAACTGCGTGGGCAAGATCGAAGCGATCAATGGCCGTAATCCCGTAGGTGTGGATGTGCTCAACCACGAGGTGGGGGGACACGGCTGGAATGCCAACCATTCCCAGTACGGTGAAGATGCCATGCGAGGGGGGGACAACCCGAACTACGGGGCGCCTAACAAGCAGCGCATGAAAGTCACGCAGTCTAACAAGATAGCAGATGGTACGCTGTGGCAACCCAATGGAGATTATCCCGATCCTGTGCATCCAAGTACGGATCTCGACTTGGTGACCACGACGGTGGACCAGGCGGTGACGATCAGCCCGCTGGCGAATGATACGGATGCTAATGGCGACACACTCAGCCTGCTCTCCTTCACCGCCACGACAGCCAACGGCGGCACCGTGACGAAGAGTGGCAATAACCTCACCTACACCCCGGCAGAAGGCTACGTGGGCAAGGACATCATCGCCTACACGGTGCAGGATGACTCGACTGCGAGCTTGAAGAGCCAGGAACTGATTTTTATCGAAGTGGTGAATCAAGGACTGACTGTGCATTACACCATGGACGAGGTGACAGGGAACAGCCTCAGCAACACCACCGCACTAGGCCATGGCGGCAAGCTCCTTTCAGGCAGCCTGCAGAGTGGCAGCGTGGATGCTCCTGTGGGTAAGGGCCAGCGCCTGGCGAACGGCGGCATCATCGTGGATGATACCAATATCCTGCCGATCGCGCACACCGGTACCGGTTCGGACTTCTATCCCTTTGATGAGGAAGCCATGTCAACGGGGAATTTCTTTGACCCTATGGATCGCGACTTCAGCATCGCTGCCTGGGTCAGAACCACGGGGGAGGTGGAGAGAGAAATCTTTAGCAAGTATCAAAGCGACGAGCAAAACACCGGATTCCGGGTCTATACGGAGAATGGAAAGCTGAAAGCTGCGTTCCGGGAGTTCGAGGGCATGCAGAGTAAACTCACCCTGAATGCTGGTAACTTCAGCGCGGATGAATGGCATCATGTGGCCCTGGTATTCAACCGCAGTACCGATCAGGCAGAGATCTATCTCGATGGTGCTCTCGCGGCTTCTGAGCCGCTGACTAGTGGAAGCTTTATCTTCCATGGCCGCTCACCACTCATCCTGGGTGCAGACTCCATGGGAGATGTCTCCATGGATGATTTCAGGATCTACACCAGCGCACTGGATGCGGCGGGCCTGGTTGGCATCATGGAGAATGCCAAGTTCCCTCCAGCGGCTCCTGTGCCAGCGAATACGAGTACTGAGAACCTGGCTGCCATCCAGACCTTGCGCTGGAAAAATGTCGAAGCTCAGAATGGCTATCGCGTGTACTTCGGTACCGATGCCGCAGCAGTGGCGAGTGCCACGACTGCATCTCCAGAATATCAGGGAGTCACTGGCGCTAACTGGTTTGATGTCGGCACCCTGGATACTTCCCAAACCTACTACTGGCGTGTCGAAGCCGTATGGGGTGGCTTGACCAAAAGCAGTGAGGTCTGGAGCTTCACGACAGAAGTGACGGATGCTGCCATGGCTCAGGGTGCTTATGCCACCTGGTTGTTAGATGAAACAAGCGGAACTACCGCCGCTGACGCATCAGGCAATGACAGAGACGGAACGCTGAGCGGAGGTCCAGTATGGACCACTGACGGTATGCGTGGTGGTGCGCTTCATTTTGATGGCGTGGACGACAGGGTCAGCCATGCACTGGCATCCACCCAAAGCATGTCCGCCTACTCGGTGGCCTTGTGGATGAAGTCAGACATTTCCCGTCACCCGCAATACGCGTCGATTTTCAATAACGATAGCTCGGGAGATGATTTCCAGATCGACTACAAAGGAGACAGAGCGAGCAGCCTGCGCTTCAATTCAAGCAGCTCGATGGAGCTCTATGATGCGAACAAGAACTGGACGCATTTTTGTGTCGTAGCAGACGGCAATGAAATCCGCGCCTATGCGAATGGCAAGCTGGTGAATACGCTGAGCGGTCATGCTGGCGGTGACTTTGGAAGCCTGAAGATTGGCGTGAACCGAGGTCTTAATGCTTTCTTCAATGGAACGATCGACGATGTGCGTGTCTGGAACCGTGCAATCAGCACTGGTGAGATCGCGCGTCTGAATTCTAAGATCCTGGTCGCCAAAGCAGGCGGGAACACTGATTTCTTTGACGAATCCAACTGGAAAACCCAGCTCGGCGGTTACGATGCAGCCGCAGCGACACTCGATCCTTCTACCGGAGTCAGCTCCGATCTGATGATCGATGGAGCCAGCTTTACGAACATTACCGGCAATGTAGACCTGAAATGGAACGCTCTTAACCTCAAGAGTGGTACGCTGAGTACGACGGCTTATGGCTTGAGTTATAGTAATAAAGTGAAGCTCACGGGGGGCACCTTTGGCTTCAAGTACCTCTCTAGTATCAAGATGTCTGTCACTGGTGCTACGAATCTAACCCTAACGGGTGGAGGGAATCCAGTGAATGGTTCGTCCATTGATTTCATTACTCCCTTTACAGGTGAGTTGTGCTTCACCAATGAGACGGTGTCCTCAGTGACCAGCGAGCACCTTTCGAAGTTCACCGTGAATGGTGACCCGGCTGTGCTCGATGAGAATATCGAGATCGTCAGTGAGAATGGAAATACCTATGTGCGCCTGCTGACTCCTGCGGCTAACCTGGCTCCTACACTGGCTGGAGATAATTTCCAAGTGACTGAAAACGCAATCCCAGGAACCGTCTTGGGTAGTGTCACTGGTGCTGATCCGGACGACGGCTCTTTGACCTACGTGATCACCAGCGGTGATCCTGAGGGAGTCTTTGCTATCGACGAAGCTACTGGAGAAATTTCTGTCGCTGGCATGGTGGATTATGAAACGGCGACTTCCCATGCGCTGACTGTCACCGCTCTGGATGAGGGCGGACTGGCGGCTACGGCTCTCGTGAACATCGCAGTGAGTGATGTAGCGAATGATGACTCTGATGGTGACGGACTCACCGATGAATGGGAAGTAGAGCACTTCGGTTCCATTGCCGCTGTGGATGGCACAGCAGATAGCGATGGCGACGGCCTCAGCGATGCCGAGGAGTTAGCTGCCGGTACTGATCCGAATGCTGCTGACAGCGATGGAGATGGCTACAGCGACTACCTGGAGCTGGCAGAAGGCTCAGACCCGACTCAGCTGGGCTCCGTTCCTAACATGGGTGGTGGTACAGGACTGGTCGGTTACTGGAAGCTTGATGATGCCACCGGTCTGCTTGCCGCAGATGCCCTTGGCTTGTCCGATGGTGATCTGCTCAATGGTCCTAGCTGGACGACTGGGATGGACCAGGGCGCTCTGAGCTTTGATGGCATTGATGATAAAGTGACCATTCCTGCGCTTCACCTGAACTCGAACACCGTGACCATTTCCGGATGGCTCAAGAGGGAAGGCCATGAGAGCTTTGCTGGGGTTGTCTTCTGCCGCGGCGGAAGCACCGTATCCGGTCTTCACATTTCTAACAATGAACTGAAATATCATTGGAATGGTAGCAAGTGGGGCTGGTCCAGCGGACTGGTTTTGCCGGATGGAGTCTGGACCTATGTGGCACTCGTGGTGGAGGCAGACAAAGCCACGATCTACATGAATGACGGCACTGGAATGCAGTCCGCTACTAATGTGTCCAACCACGATGTCGAGGCCTTCGATGCCGATCTGATCTTGGGTCAGGACATCAGTGCAGAAAGCCGCTATTTCAACGGCAGCATGGATGACATCCGCATCTACAGCCGCTCACTGAGCGCTGCAGAGATCACCGCGATCTTTGAGGAAGATGCTGATCTTAATGCTGCTCCTGTCGCCACTGATTCCACCTTCACTGTACCTGAGAATGCAGCTGCTGGAACCAGCGTGGGAACTGTCAGCGCGACGGATTCGGATGCGGGTGACACCCTGAGCTACAGCATCACCGCAGGCAATGCAGGCGGCGAGTTCGCTATCGATGCCAATACGGGTGAAATCACCACGACCACGGCGCTCGACTATGAGGCAGCCAGCCAGTACGTGCTGACCGTGGAGGTGAGTGACGGTGAACTAACGGATACCGCCACTGTCACCGTAGACGTGAGCAACGTCAACGAAGCACCGGTGGCGAACAACCTCAGCGCCAGCGTTTCCGAGGATGCTGCCGTAGGTACATCTGTAGGTACCGTGGCCTCATCCGACCCGGATGCTGGTGACTCAGCGGCTTACGCCATCATCGCGGGTAATGACGGCAGCTTCGCCATCAATAGCGCGACTGGTGAGATCACCACCGCCGCAGGTCTCGATTTCGAGACTACCGCGTCCTACTCACTCACTGTCGAAGTGACTGATGGAGCAGGCCTGAGCGATACCGCCAGCGTAAGCATCGCAGTGACAGATGTGGCGAATGATGACTCTGATTCCGATGGCCTGGCCGACGAATGGGAACTCGCCAACTTTGGCTCTGTTTCCAGTACAGATGGATCCTCAGATAGTGATGGCGACGGCCTGGACAATGCCAGCGAACTGGCGGCAGGCAGCGATCCTAACATGATGGATTCAGACGGAGACGGCTATAGCGATAACGTGGAAGTCATTCACGGAACCGATCCTATGGACGGACTGAGTGTGCCGGCGCAGGCTCCGCTCGTGTACTGGCGCCTGGATGATGCCAGCGGCACCACAGCTCAGGATGCCTCAGGCTGGCTCCATGACGGTACCCTTAGCGGCGGCACCGTCTGGACTGCCGCAGCAGTCGAGGGTGGTGGTGCTTCCTTCGATGGGGTGGACGACAGAATCACGGTAGAGATGCCAGAGTCTAACCTGGGTGCCTTCACGGTAGCCTTCTGGGTGAAGAATGGCGCAGCCGGCCAGCCGGTCTATGATTCCGTCTTCAGTAACCACACGCCGAATACCGCAAAGACCTTCCAGATCGATATGGGCAATGGTTTCCAGTATCGTGGATCCCAGACCAAGACCTTCGGTGCTGCACCGGTGGGTGAGTGGGTCCACCTCGCCGTTGTTTCAGACGGTACAGATACCACCCTCTACTACAATGGCGTGGCCGTTCAGACCCTGGCAGGGGTGAACGATGACTTGTTTGACTCCGTGAACCTCGGTGTGAACCGCAATGAAGGCAGTTTCTTCGAGGGGGAAGTCGATGAGTTCTACCTCTTCGAGGAAGCACTCAGCCAGCAGGATCTGCTGGACCTGACAGGCATCACCCTGAATGCAGCTCCGACCGCCAGTGACGACACCTTCTCAGTGAATGAGAATGCTGCCGCTGGTACCAGCGTGGGAACCGTGATCGCCACGGATCCTGATGCGGGTGACATCCTAGCCTACGCCATCGTGGCAGGCAATGCAGGCGGCGAGTTCGCCATCGATGCCGCGACCGGTGAGATCACCACGACCACGACGCTCGACTACGAGACAGCCAGCCAGTACGTGCTGAGCGTGGAGGTGACTGACTCCGGTCTGTTCACAGACACCGCGACCATTACCGTAAACGTGACCAACGTGAACGAAGCACCGGTAGCCAATGATGCCAGCGGCAGCGTGGCTGAAAATGCTGCTGTAGGCACCAGCGTAGCCACCGTGACTTCCAGCGATGTGGATGCAGCAGACAGCGTGAGCTACGCGATCACCGCAGGCAATGACGGTTCCTTCGCAATTGATAGCGCGACGGGCGTGATCACCACCACAGCGGCCTTGGATTACGAGACGGCTAACAGCTATGCACTGAGTGTGACGGTGACCGATGCCGGCGGCCTGAATGACACGGCTACGGTGGCAGTGAATGTGACCAACGTGAACGAAGCCCCAGTGGCGAACAGTGTGAGCGCGAGTGTGGCCGAGGATTCCCCGGTAGGCACTACTGTGGCCACAGTAAGCTCCACGGATCCTGATGCAGGAGACAGCGTGAGCTACGCGATCACCGCAGGCAATGATGGTTCTTTCGCCATCAACAGCAGCACTGGTGAGATCACCTTGGCCAGCATGGTCGATTACGAAACAACGAATAGCTACGCACTCACCGTCACGGCTACTGATGCAGGCGGCCTCACCGGCAGCGCAAGCGTGAGCGTCATGGTGACCGATGTGGCCTTCGAGGACTACGATAGCGACAGCTTGGACGACAACTGGGAGATTGCCAACTTCGGTGATACCACCAGCTCTGACGGTACAGGCGATGCGGATAACGACGGCCTGACCGACGCCGAGGAATACCTGGCTGGCAGTGACCCTAACAGCAACGACGGTGACTCCGATGGTTTCCACGACGTACTGGAAATCAAGGCAGGTACTGATCCAATGGATAGCCTCGACTTCCCGGCTTCCAGCTATGCTGGTCTGGAAGGCTGGTGGTCACTGGACGAGTCCGCCGGCTCAACGGCCGCCGTGGACAACAGCGGCAACGCACTTCACGCTCAAGTCAAAGGTGCTAGCTTCAGCGGCACGGAAGCTAGCTTCGATGGGGTGGATGACTACATCAGTACGGATCCCGGCCTCATGAACAACCTGGGCGCCTTCACCATGTCCGGCTGGTACCGCTCCGGATTAACCAATGGCAGCCGCATCGGCCTTTGGGGCCAGAACGATGTCATCGAGTTCGGTATCAACGGCAACAGCCTGAGAGTCTGGACCGCAGGAGGTGGCAATGCCTCAGCCAGCATCCCGGCTGCCAACCAGTGGCACCACGTCGTGGTCGTAGGTGACGGCAGCAGCCTGAAGATCTACATCGATGGCGTGCTGGCGGGTAGCGGCGGAAACAATACCACCAGCTACGGCAGCTCACCCTACAGCTTCAACATCGGTGGCGGCGGCATCTGGGATTCCAGCGGCAATTCCTTCACCGGAGAGATCAAGGACGTACGCGTGTACTACCGCGCCGTGGATATCACCGAGTTCTATCCTAGCTCTGTCTCCGCGGAACCCACACCAAGTGAAGAGAATGTCCTGCAGGGGCTGGCCGAAGCCGTTCTCGCCTCCACCGGGAGCGAAGGAAGCAATGGACTGGATAAGGCTCTGGAAAAGATCCCCATGGGTATCCGTGGCCTCCAGAATGGCCATGCCGAGCGGGATGAGCACGATGCCTAG
- a CDS encoding Fic family protein — MPSQPPDDELQVILEVVASAPHGISIGELLENSRLDLKRRTLQRRIDYLCDQGLLEPRGEGRGRRYLVPAVTVDNTVPAAKASTVDRGWLGPESTEIRRLVSLPPSKRQPVGYDPSFLESYQPNVTFYLPQKTRSHLVEIGQVGITDLPAGTYLRQILDRLLIDLSWNSSRLEGNTYSLLETQRLLELGESADGKATQEAQMILNHKEAIEMLAEQSEEIGFNRYTVCNLHALLSNNLLSDPAACGRIRSRPVGISGTVFHPLEVPQQIEEYFQLILDKAEAIKDPFETAFFVMVQLPYLQAFEDVNKRVSRLAANIPMIKYNFCPLSFVDIEADDYINALIGVYELQRIEYLRDVFVWAYERSALRYNAVRQSLGDPDPFRLKYRSQIGRFVREIVQSSLDASEAIRWIQQHATTEIPEEDYTQFIETVETELLSLHEGNIARFRLRPGEFANWMSKQIRA; from the coding sequence ATGCCATCTCAGCCACCAGACGATGAATTGCAGGTTATCCTTGAAGTTGTGGCTTCAGCTCCGCACGGGATTTCCATAGGAGAATTGTTGGAAAATAGCCGACTCGATCTCAAACGACGGACATTACAGCGCCGAATAGATTATCTCTGCGATCAAGGCCTCCTTGAGCCACGGGGAGAGGGACGAGGCCGCCGCTATTTGGTTCCGGCGGTTACGGTCGACAATACAGTTCCGGCAGCAAAAGCATCCACAGTGGACCGCGGCTGGCTCGGCCCTGAATCCACTGAAATAAGAAGACTGGTTTCCCTTCCACCCAGCAAACGCCAGCCTGTCGGGTACGACCCATCGTTTCTGGAATCCTACCAGCCTAACGTTACATTCTATCTTCCTCAGAAGACCCGTTCACACCTTGTCGAGATAGGACAAGTCGGTATCACGGACTTGCCAGCAGGCACCTATCTTCGCCAGATTCTGGATCGACTGCTAATCGATCTTTCCTGGAACTCAAGCCGACTTGAAGGCAACACCTATTCCCTGCTAGAAACCCAGCGCCTGCTGGAACTGGGCGAATCAGCGGATGGCAAGGCCACCCAGGAAGCCCAGATGATTCTCAACCACAAGGAAGCCATCGAGATGCTAGCAGAGCAGTCCGAAGAAATAGGCTTCAACCGCTACACCGTGTGCAACCTCCACGCCCTTCTATCCAACAACCTGCTCAGTGATCCGGCTGCCTGCGGGAGAATACGTTCCCGTCCTGTCGGCATTTCCGGCACGGTCTTCCATCCCCTGGAAGTTCCCCAACAGATAGAAGAATATTTCCAGCTCATTTTGGACAAGGCCGAGGCCATAAAAGACCCTTTTGAGACAGCATTTTTCGTGATGGTGCAGTTGCCTTATCTCCAAGCTTTCGAGGACGTCAATAAACGAGTCTCCCGCCTGGCTGCCAACATCCCAATGATCAAGTACAACTTCTGCCCCCTGTCCTTTGTCGATATAGAAGCAGACGACTATATTAACGCTCTGATCGGTGTCTATGAGCTTCAGCGCATCGAATACCTTCGAGATGTTTTTGTCTGGGCCTACGAGCGCTCAGCTCTACGTTACAATGCGGTACGCCAGTCTCTTGGAGATCCCGACCCATTTCGGCTGAAATATCGTTCCCAGATCGGACGTTTCGTGCGTGAGATCGTGCAATCGTCACTCGATGCGAGCGAGGCCATCCGGTGGATTCAGCAGCATGCCACGACAGAAATCCCGGAGGAAGACTATACACAATTCATCGAAACCGTGGAAACCGAACTACTCAGCCTGCACGAGGGAAACATTGCCCGCTTCCGACTACGTCCGGGAGAATTCGCCAACTGGATGTCCAAGCAAATAAGAGCATAA